The Clostridium sporogenes genome contains a region encoding:
- a CDS encoding cation-transporting P-type ATPase, whose product MTNFYNYTWVDVVKHLNSDSYSGLLESQIDLHRKKYGVNEFHFGKKRNIFYLILKEITQLWFINIILCSILFFISKEIICFSILIFIALMNLVSIVYIESKELKNINALEKLSVTDSRVLRGSLSKNISSTELVVGDIVRLKPGDIVPADIRIIESERLRVNEAVITGENYVVEKYSTKIEDQEITTSEMRNILFKSSTIVSGEALGIIIAVGENTEAFNIISKSSEDGEEKFSLKNRITKIANKISLIFLILTILVSSINYVMGNDLQIIIRNSSILILSYIPITLILIIIFSSFIIIKKMKKEGIIFKNISVIEKFAKASIVFINKTGALSEKTMSVKKIYTNGKFIPLNEETIKIDREFKEDLNVTRLLQIGILCNDTDFKIGKIKNIKNDYAEIALTEFAMRNGINKNSLEEENNRVFQIPYDTDKRIMTTINRVDGNYRANIKGSLESILSKCTHIMKNGIEMEISEEDINNIKMADMEMSKDSLSVLGLAYRSFNYEPSSKENVESNLVFAGIIGFDNPLKDNWEEAINLSRYLCVYPIIITEDNKLTAYYTGIKLGILRKVNQVISGVEMDNMKEEEIKDNIDKIKIFSRVDYKHKIKIVNNYKGKGYVTVMEGAKVNDLPSLKSADVGITDSSSSLLQKFSDIVLKDWSLKNLLMSIVDCRKILQASKNTIMYIITVLLSTFLFSTIINNFYSISELKFYILWINSITILISSLALMFQYKEEDYSIDNIKEKQDLIKPNKWRIIFTALIIATISFFNYKFCYSYSKETAGISSFFILNLLSSTSIYIFSKKIVFKNKVSNMLVIINIFFPIIISAILDYSILFKIFNFQYLKIFLGIIVIWFITILFNNSAKKLS is encoded by the coding sequence TTGACCAATTTTTATAATTATACATGGGTAGATGTAGTGAAACACTTAAATAGTGATTCTTATTCAGGACTTTTAGAGAGCCAAATAGATTTACATAGAAAAAAATATGGTGTTAATGAATTTCATTTTGGTAAAAAGAGAAATATATTTTATCTTATACTAAAAGAAATAACACAATTATGGTTTATAAATATAATTTTATGTTCTATCTTATTCTTTATATCTAAGGAAATTATTTGTTTCTCTATATTAATTTTTATAGCTTTAATGAATTTAGTTTCTATAGTTTATATAGAATCAAAGGAGCTTAAAAATATAAATGCTTTAGAAAAATTAAGTGTAACTGATTCTAGAGTGTTAAGAGGTAGTTTAAGTAAAAATATAAGTTCCACTGAATTGGTGGTGGGAGATATAGTTAGACTAAAACCAGGAGATATAGTACCAGCAGATATAAGAATAATAGAATCTGAAAGGCTAAGAGTAAATGAGGCCGTAATTACTGGAGAAAATTATGTTGTAGAAAAATATTCTACTAAAATAGAGGATCAGGAAATAACCACTTCAGAAATGAGAAACATATTATTTAAATCTTCAACTATAGTTTCTGGTGAAGCATTAGGAATAATAATAGCTGTAGGTGAAAATACGGAAGCTTTTAATATAATAAGTAAATCTTCAGAGGATGGGGAAGAAAAATTTTCTTTAAAAAATAGAATAACAAAGATAGCAAATAAGATATCCTTAATATTTTTAATATTAACTATTTTAGTATCTTCTATAAACTATGTAATGGGTAATGATTTACAAATTATAATAAGAAATAGTTCCATATTAATACTTTCATATATCCCAATTACACTTATTTTAATTATTATATTTAGTTCATTTATTATAATTAAAAAAATGAAAAAAGAAGGCATAATTTTTAAAAACATATCTGTAATAGAGAAATTTGCTAAGGCATCTATAGTGTTTATAAATAAAACTGGAGCATTATCAGAAAAAACAATGTCAGTAAAAAAAATATATACTAATGGTAAATTTATTCCTTTAAACGAGGAAACCATAAAAATAGATAGAGAATTTAAAGAGGATCTAAATGTAACAAGGCTTTTACAAATAGGGATTTTGTGTAATGATACAGATTTTAAAATAGGAAAAATAAAAAATATTAAAAATGACTATGCAGAAATAGCTTTAACGGAGTTTGCCATGAGAAATGGTATAAATAAAAACTCTTTAGAAGAAGAAAATAATAGAGTATTTCAAATACCTTATGATACAGATAAAAGAATCATGACCACAATTAATAGAGTAGATGGAAATTACAGAGCAAATATAAAAGGGTCATTAGAAAGTATACTAAGTAAATGCACTCATATAATGAAAAATGGCATAGAGATGGAAATTAGTGAAGAAGATATAAATAATATAAAAATGGCTGATATGGAAATGTCCAAAGACAGTTTATCCGTTTTAGGACTTGCCTATAGAAGTTTTAATTATGAACCAAGTTCCAAAGAAAACGTAGAGAGTAACTTAGTTTTTGCAGGTATTATAGGCTTTGATAACCCTTTAAAAGATAATTGGGAAGAAGCTATAAATTTATCTAGATATCTTTGCGTATATCCTATAATAATTACAGAAGATAATAAACTTACAGCTTATTATACTGGAATAAAATTAGGTATATTAAGAAAAGTAAATCAAGTTATATCTGGTGTAGAAATGGATAATATGAAAGAAGAGGAAATTAAAGATAATATAGATAAAATAAAGATTTTTTCAAGAGTAGATTATAAACATAAAATAAAAATAGTTAATAATTACAAAGGTAAAGGCTATGTAACTGTTATGGAAGGCGCTAAGGTTAATGATTTACCATCATTAAAATCAGCAGATGTAGGTATAACAGATTCCAGTAGTAGTTTACTTCAGAAGTTTTCAGATATAGTATTAAAAGATTGGAGTTTGAAAAATTTACTAATGAGTATAGTGGATTGTAGAAAGATTTTGCAGGCTTCAAAAAATACTATAATGTATATAATAACAGTACTTTTATCTACATTTTTATTTTCTACAATAATTAATAATTTTTATTCTATTTCAGAATTAAAATTTTATATACTTTGGATTAATTCTATAACCATATTAATATCATCTTTAGCTCTTATGTTTCAGTATAAAGAAGAAGATTATTCTATAGACAATATAAAAGAAAAGCAAGATTTAATTAAACCAAATAAATGGAGAATAATTTTTACAGCTTTAATAATAGCAACTATTTCGTTTTTTAATTATAAGTTTTGTTATTCATACTCTAAAGAAACAGCTGGGATAAGTTCATTTTTTATATTAAATTTATTATCAAGCACTAGTATATATATATTTAGCAAAAAGATTGTATTTAAAAATAAAGTTTCTAATATGCTTGTAATTATAAATATATTTTTCCCTATAATTATAAGTGCTATATTGGATTATAGTATTTTATTTAAAATTTTTAATTTCCAATACTTAAAAATATTTTTAGGTATAATAGTTATATGGTTTATTACAATATTATTTAATAACTCAGCAAAAAAACTTTCATAA
- the holA gene encoding DNA polymerase III subunit delta, translated as MLDILEFEQNTKKYINNSCYIFCGHHEQLIKENIKKIIDSNINNDFKDLNYVQFDGSQLEEFDTVFNACETLPFMSEKKVVLIYRADFLDDNKGDNKTKKLYKDIENYIKNIPSHCIFIMYYIMTNKRDKVSYRIKKLDNKACIVTIDKIKGANLEKRVEKFFNDRGKKISKIPLKAFIQTIENENLSYIENEVEKLCTYAMYEEIEKKHIKEMYESIKDEDIFDLINFISEKKPRKAIEILNELMYKGQKINHILVMIEKQFRNLYFVKIGMEEGKTKEELAKELKIHPYGCSVLMSQSKKFTLKQIEKSIELVIETDKKIKTTSVNTQTEVELLIINSICA; from the coding sequence TTGTTAGATATACTAGAGTTTGAACAAAATACAAAGAAATATATAAATAATAGTTGTTATATTTTTTGTGGACATCATGAACAATTGATAAAAGAAAATATAAAAAAAATAATAGATAGTAACATAAATAATGATTTTAAAGATTTAAATTATGTTCAATTTGATGGATCACAATTAGAAGAATTTGATACAGTGTTTAATGCCTGTGAAACATTGCCTTTCATGAGTGAGAAGAAAGTAGTTTTAATTTATAGAGCAGATTTTTTAGATGACAACAAAGGTGATAATAAAACTAAAAAATTATATAAAGATATAGAAAATTATATAAAAAATATTCCATCCCATTGTATTTTTATTATGTATTATATTATGACAAATAAAAGGGATAAGGTTAGTTACAGAATAAAAAAATTAGATAATAAAGCCTGTATAGTTACTATTGATAAAATTAAAGGAGCAAACTTAGAAAAAAGAGTAGAAAAATTCTTTAATGATAGAGGAAAGAAAATATCTAAAATACCGTTAAAGGCTTTTATACAAACTATCGAAAATGAAAATTTAAGTTACATAGAAAATGAAGTGGAAAAATTATGTACTTATGCAATGTATGAAGAAATAGAGAAAAAACATATAAAAGAAATGTATGAAAGTATCAAAGATGAAGATATCTTTGATTTAATAAATTTTATATCTGAAAAAAAACCAAGAAAGGCTATAGAAATCTTAAATGAGTTAATGTACAAAGGACAAAAAATAAATCATATACTAGTTATGATAGAAAAGCAATTTAGAAATTTATATTTTGTAAAGATAGGTATGGAAGAAGGGAAAACTAAAGAAGAGTTAGCAAAAGAGTTAAAAATTCATCCTTATGGATGTAGTGTATTAATGAGCCAAAGTAAAAAGTTTACTTTAAAACAAATAGAGAAGTCCATAGAATTAGTTATAGAAACAGATAAAAAAATAAAAACTACCTCTGTTAATACCCAAACAGAAGTAGAATTACTAATAATAAATTCTATATGTGCTTAA
- the rpsT gene encoding 30S ribosomal protein S20 has protein sequence MANIKSAKKRIKVIETKTLRNKMLKSSLKTTIKNFLTVVEGKNVEEAKAAYQTAARALDMSVSKGIIHKNKAARTKSRLAAKLNALNA, from the coding sequence ATGGCAAATATAAAATCAGCTAAGAAAAGAATAAAAGTTATAGAAACTAAAACTCTTAGAAATAAGATGTTAAAATCTTCATTAAAAACAACAATAAAGAACTTCTTAACTGTTGTTGAAGGTAAAAACGTTGAAGAAGCAAAAGCTGCTTACCAAACAGCTGCTAGAGCTTTAGATATGTCTGTTTCAAAAGGAATAATCCACAAAAACAAAGCTGCTAGAACAAAATCTAGATTAGCTGCAAAATTAAATGCATTAAACGCTTAA
- a CDS encoding alginate O-acetyltransferase AlgX-related protein, with protein sequence MKKVHFFRIILFLFIIAFPIFNMNLKNNQVSDIDNRKLIEFSEIFLGENIPQNIEGYIGDRIGFRTEMVNLYTKGMDILFNEMIHPSYQYGKDGYIFSKLKESETDKEFQEVYSDFILNFQNYCIDRGIKFLYAAEPSKTTVYSEFLPDGYNYNNENFECFLSLLKDKNVNYLYTGEALIDAKSSKQVFDKKYDANHWNETGAIIGISSILDRLNDLDSRVDKFDINKFEAVEYTNTTLPVSHFDINEKTTHYNLKKDNSLSITDFRNEIKQSKQFTYFANYKNPNNKNAPKILIFAGSYFQGRDKFLTENFSEVIRIHNYHNVIDYDYYINVFNPDIVLFESTEYTHSDYYFPLDKMKNTTYNKELKNYSNLLESKFAYIKDNTFKKSDTNLTSFSIPIEGEKLSYAYADISNRILDCRVKEINGKQEVEFSIPTSEIKNLSKFSLYLISEDESRIANLSCNLN encoded by the coding sequence ATGAAAAAAGTACATTTTTTTAGGATAATTTTATTTCTTTTTATAATCGCATTTCCTATATTTAATATGAATTTAAAAAATAATCAAGTTTCAGATATAGATAATAGAAAACTTATTGAGTTTTCAGAAATATTTTTAGGAGAAAATATTCCCCAAAATATAGAGGGTTACATAGGAGATCGTATAGGGTTTAGAACTGAGATGGTTAACTTATATACTAAAGGTATGGATATATTATTTAATGAAATGATACATCCAAGTTATCAATATGGAAAAGATGGATATATTTTCTCAAAGTTAAAAGAAAGCGAAACAGATAAGGAGTTTCAAGAAGTTTATTCTGATTTTATATTAAATTTTCAAAATTACTGTATAGATAGAGGAATAAAATTTTTATACGCTGCCGAACCCAGTAAAACAACAGTTTACTCGGAATTTTTACCAGATGGATATAATTATAATAATGAAAATTTCGAATGTTTTTTAAGTCTTCTTAAAGATAAAAATGTTAATTATTTATATACTGGAGAAGCTTTAATAGATGCTAAAAGTTCAAAACAAGTTTTTGATAAAAAATATGATGCCAATCATTGGAATGAAACTGGAGCTATTATTGGAATTTCATCTATATTAGACAGATTAAATGATTTAGATTCAAGAGTAGATAAGTTTGATATTAATAAATTTGAGGCTGTAGAGTATACTAATACAACCCTTCCAGTTTCACATTTCGATATAAATGAAAAAACTACACACTATAATTTAAAAAAGGACAATTCTTTATCTATTACTGATTTTAGAAATGAGATTAAGCAATCTAAACAATTTACATATTTTGCTAATTATAAAAATCCTAATAATAAAAATGCACCTAAGATACTTATTTTTGCTGGAAGTTATTTTCAAGGAAGAGATAAGTTTCTTACGGAAAATTTTTCAGAGGTAATTAGAATACATAATTATCATAATGTAATTGATTATGATTATTATATAAATGTTTTTAATCCAGACATAGTTTTATTTGAGTCTACAGAATATACTCATTCAGATTATTATTTTCCTTTAGATAAAATGAAAAATACAACTTATAATAAAGAGCTTAAAAATTATTCTAATCTTTTAGAAAGTAAGTTTGCATATATAAAAGATAATACTTTTAAAAAATCAGATACTAATTTGACGAGTTTCTCCATTCCTATAGAAGGAGAAAAGTTATCTTACGCTTATGCTGATATTTCAAATAGAATACTAGATTGCAGAGTAAAGGAGATTAATGGGAAACAAGAAGTTGAATTTTCTATACCAACTTCAGAAATAAAAAATTTAAGTAAATTTAGTTTATACTTAATTTCTGAAGATGAAAGTAGAATTGCAAATCTCTCTTGTAATTTAAATTAA
- a CDS encoding ComEC/Rec2 family competence protein, producing the protein MERPLSYYAISVFLGCISTLLLFNNILLGAVFTASFLIIIFINEDSKNFIIILLFFILAMFSFYSYFTIDVPDNIEVRIVKKEKYYCFGEYKGRNIFIIGKTKDLKEGLKTTIEGEFTKDIRYSGGSVGSFKVKKVKGKEEDIIYNIYNFKSIAYNKFKEHLGENKTAMVMSLCFGETKYISNTDKDILKKLGVIHAVSVSGFHMVIIYKLLEKVLGLTLAIPVSFLYVILTGMKASAIRAFIMIIILKLSKKFFRKYDSLSAISLAAIIILLNKPHYILDIGFMLSFLSTLGILLYNKKISRILYKLPQRINSCVSLTLSSQIYTFPFMCFTIKSFGLGFIIGNLILVPLYAPIVLLGNLAMILIKIPFLFKIINKIIYIFLMMIEGAHYLLSNITPDCIYIGEFEGICFVVIYMSYVLYKHGYKNVKYMPLSCIMFLILFNYTFFPSIDFYREKDYNITVVRYKFDTIMLCDYESNASKNILKIKHQVKPDKVVTNIKNNTKINLDKNLKIYILSREKEPNFYNERPTENKEEYSNVNILLKNKNKNIIFTEKPIRLKSPKNNYVIINLKEKNYTDILNKRYIVVFNKILCLK; encoded by the coding sequence ATGGAAAGACCATTAAGTTATTATGCGATTTCGGTTTTTTTAGGATGTATTTCTACTTTGTTATTATTTAATAATATATTATTAGGTGCAGTGTTTACTGCATCTTTTTTAATAATTATTTTTATAAACGAGGATAGCAAAAATTTTATTATAATTTTATTATTTTTTATTTTGGCTATGTTTAGTTTTTATAGTTATTTCACTATAGATGTTCCAGATAATATTGAAGTTAGGATTGTAAAAAAAGAAAAATACTATTGTTTTGGAGAATATAAAGGAAGAAATATTTTTATAATAGGAAAGACTAAAGATTTAAAAGAAGGATTAAAAACTACAATAGAGGGTGAATTTACAAAAGATATTAGATATAGCGGTGGATCTGTAGGGAGTTTTAAAGTAAAAAAAGTAAAAGGAAAAGAAGAAGATATAATATATAATATATATAATTTTAAGTCTATAGCCTATAATAAATTTAAAGAACATTTAGGAGAAAATAAAACTGCAATGGTAATGTCTTTATGCTTTGGAGAAACTAAATATATATCTAATACTGATAAAGACATATTAAAGAAATTAGGGGTTATACATGCAGTTAGTGTATCTGGTTTTCATATGGTCATAATATATAAGCTCCTAGAGAAGGTATTAGGCCTTACCTTAGCTATACCAGTGTCTTTTTTATATGTAATATTAACAGGGATGAAAGCATCAGCTATAAGAGCTTTTATAATGATTATAATATTAAAGCTTTCTAAAAAGTTTTTTAGAAAGTATGATAGTTTATCTGCTATAAGTTTAGCAGCTATAATAATACTATTAAATAAACCACATTACATATTGGATATAGGTTTTATGTTATCTTTTTTATCTACATTAGGCATATTATTGTATAATAAAAAGATATCTAGGATTCTTTATAAATTGCCACAGAGAATAAATTCCTGTGTAAGTCTTACGTTAAGTTCTCAAATATATACTTTCCCCTTTATGTGTTTTACCATTAAAAGCTTTGGTTTAGGTTTTATAATAGGAAATTTAATATTAGTACCTCTTTATGCTCCTATAGTATTATTAGGAAATTTAGCAATGATTTTAATAAAAATACCTTTTTTATTTAAGATTATAAATAAAATTATATATATTTTTTTGATGATGATAGAAGGAGCTCACTATTTACTCTCTAATATAACTCCGGATTGTATTTATATAGGAGAATTTGAGGGGATATGTTTTGTGGTTATATATATGAGTTATGTATTATACAAGCATGGTTATAAAAATGTAAAATATATGCCATTAAGTTGTATAATGTTTTTGATTTTATTCAACTATACTTTTTTTCCAAGTATAGATTTTTATAGAGAAAAAGATTATAATATTACAGTTGTAAGATATAAGTTTGATACTATCATGCTTTGTGATTATGAAAGTAATGCAAGTAAAAACATATTAAAAATAAAACATCAGGTAAAACCAGATAAAGTAGTTACAAATATAAAAAATAATACAAAGATAAATTTAGATAAAAATTTAAAAATCTATATTTTAAGTCGTGAAAAAGAACCTAATTTTTATAATGAAAGGCCAACAGAAAATAAGGAAGAATATAGTAATGTAAATATTTTATTAAAAAATAAAAACAAAAATATAATTTTTACAGAAAAGCCTATTAGATTAAAAAGTCCTAAAAATAACTATGTTATAATAAATTTAAAAGAAAAAAATTATACAGATATTTTAAATAAAAGATATATAGTAGTTTTTAATAAAATTTTATGTTTAAAATAA
- the gpr gene encoding GPR endopeptidase: protein MFNIRTDLAIEAKEIYEQKNKSKIDGVQVFEYKEADVDITEVKIINNNGELAMKKPKGSYITLNVPEFAHYDSETLERVSEILGKVLKKIVKIDKSMTALVVGLGNWNVTADALGPKVVSKIMVTRHLKELVPNQIDENVRPVCAISPGVLGITGLETSEVIKGIVQKIKPNLVICIDALASRKTDRVNNTIQIGTTGISPGAGVGNKRMELSEKTLGVPVIAVGVPTVVDAATLANDTIDMVLEDMIKNSEKGGKFYEMLKSVDTEDKLGMIKEVLDPRLGNLIVTPKEEDMLIESLSKIIGNGINMALQPAFQLEEINKYLN, encoded by the coding sequence ATGTTTAATATAAGAACAGATTTAGCAATAGAAGCTAAGGAGATATATGAACAAAAAAATAAAAGCAAAATAGATGGGGTTCAGGTATTCGAATATAAAGAGGCAGATGTAGATATAACAGAGGTTAAAATAATAAATAACAATGGGGAATTAGCCATGAAAAAACCAAAAGGTTCTTACATAACTTTAAATGTACCGGAGTTTGCTCACTATGATAGTGAAACTTTAGAAAGGGTTAGTGAAATTTTAGGGAAGGTTTTAAAAAAGATTGTAAAAATAGATAAAAGCATGACAGCTTTAGTAGTAGGGCTAGGTAATTGGAATGTCACTGCAGATGCTCTAGGACCTAAAGTAGTGTCTAAAATAATGGTTACAAGACATTTAAAAGAGTTAGTACCAAATCAGATAGATGAAAATGTAAGACCGGTTTGTGCTATATCACCAGGGGTTTTGGGGATTACTGGCTTAGAAACCAGTGAAGTTATAAAGGGGATAGTACAAAAAATAAAGCCTAATTTAGTAATATGTATAGATGCTCTAGCTTCAAGAAAAACAGATAGGGTTAATAATACAATACAAATAGGAACCACAGGAATTTCCCCAGGAGCAGGGGTTGGAAATAAAAGAATGGAGCTTAGTGAAAAAACTTTAGGAGTTCCAGTTATAGCTGTGGGGGTACCTACTGTAGTAGATGCAGCAACACTCGCAAATGATACTATTGATATGGTGCTAGAAGATATGATTAAGAACTCTGAAAAGGGTGGGAAATTTTATGAAATGCTAAAGTCTGTAGATACAGAAGATAAACTAGGCATGATAAAAGAGGTTTTAGATCCTAGATTAGGTAATCTTATAGTTACTCCAAAAGAGGAAGATATGCTTATAGAATCATTATCTAAAATAATAGGAAATGGAATAAATATGGCTTTGCAACCAGCTTTTCAATTAGAAGAAATAAATAAGTATTTAAATTAA